In Geotalea uraniireducens, the genomic window CGCCCGTTCAAAAGAAATTCGAGATCGTCGCGGTGGGGCCCGACCACCGTGGTCCCCCGGCGAAGTTCTTCGGCGCGGTGCTCGGACAGTGCCCTGATCAGTGCCTCTTTGCCGTCACGGTCAATTGCCGCCGGATCGCAGGCGTGCGGGCGGTACGCCAAGCCGGCAGTTTCGTCTCCGCCGGCAATCTGCCGGTAGAAATGGCCGAGCAGTGGCTCGGTGGCGGCCAGATAGGCGATTCGCTTCTCCATGAGCCGGATCCCGGCCTCGGCAAGCTGGTCGGTCCAGACTTCGAGCCCCGCCTGGTCGCCTCGTTTGAGCAGCGAATTCCGCTGCTTCAGAATCCGGTAATACTCATGGTAAAGCATGAGATAACCGAGATCGCTGCTGAAGATGGCCCGGTCGAGGTAACGGCGGCGCAGTTCCGGCCCGCCCCGCGCCATGCCGATCTCCTCCGGCGAGAAAACCACGGCGTTGACAGCACCGAAGAAATCGGCCAGCCTGGTAACCGGTTTCCGGTCGATGCGTGCCTTGCGCCCCTCCTTGCCGAGATAGAGCGCTATTTCCCGGGTAACCCCGTCCTTTTCGGCCCGCCCCTGGACAAAGGCGTGCGGCGTATCCCAGCTGATCAGGTCCTGGGTCCGGGCCAGCCGAAAAGACTTCATGGTTCCCAGGAGGTAGATGGCCTCCAGAATGGAACTCTTTCCCTGGCCGTTATCCCCGGTGAAGATATTGAATCGCCGGTTAAAGACGAGGTCCGCGGCGGCAATATTGCGGAACGAGTTGATCTGAATCTTAGTCAAGAACATCGCGGCCTGACCACTAAAAAGGCCTCTCCCGTGGAAGCGGCCTCTCAAGCTGGCTGGAAGGATCGAATCCTACAGGCGCATCGGCATTACTACTGCCGTGAACCGCTCGTCGCCGGCCGGCCTGATAATCGCCGGCGACAGTTCGTCTTTGAGAATCAACGCCACATCGCTTTCTCCCAGTACCGACAACACATCAATGATGTATTTGGCATTGAAGCGGATCGACAGAGGCGTTCCATTATAGGCGATGTCAAGTTCCTCCGAAGCCTCGCCGAGTTCGGGATTGCTCGAGGATATCACCATTGTCTCCGCCTGGATATCCATTTTGATCCCTTTGAACTTTTCGCTGGAAAGGATGGACATCCGGCGCAATGAATGGAAGAACGGTTCCCGGTTGACGGTAACGATCTTGTCGTTGGCCACCGGAACGACCCGGGTGTAATCGGGAAATTCGCCATCCACGAGCCGCATGACGACCACCGTATTCCCCTTCTTGATGACGGCACTGTTGTCCATGAAGCCGAGCATGATCTCGGCATTTTCCTCTTCGCACATCTTTTTAAGCTCGAAGATCCCTTTTTTGGGGAAAATGACCCCTTTGGCCATCTCCGGGCCGACGGCACCGTTGAATTCCCGCTCGGCAATCGACAGCCGGTGACCATCCGTAGAAACCATCCGCAGCAGGGAACAGTCGTTTTCCGCGACCGCTTTGACGAACGTACCGTTGAGATTGTACTTGGTTTCGTCGAAACAGATGGCGTAGGAAGTCTTTTCGATCATTTCGGAGAGGAGAGCGCTTTCGATCTTGATTAACCGCTCCTCGCTGATCTTCGGAAAATAGGGAAACTCTTCCGAAGACAAGCCGACGATGTTGAAATGTGCCTTGCCGCAACGAATCTCAACCCAATCATTTTCTTTGGTTGCAAAGGAAATGGT contains:
- the recF gene encoding DNA replication/repair protein RecF (All proteins in this family for which functions are known are DNA-binding proteins that assist the filamentation of RecA onto DNA for the initiation of recombination or recombinational repair.) produces the protein MFLTKIQINSFRNIAAADLVFNRRFNIFTGDNGQGKSSILEAIYLLGTMKSFRLARTQDLISWDTPHAFVQGRAEKDGVTREIALYLGKEGRKARIDRKPVTRLADFFGAVNAVVFSPEEIGMARGGPELRRRYLDRAIFSSDLGYLMLYHEYYRILKQRNSLLKRGDQAGLEVWTDQLAEAGIRLMEKRIAYLAATEPLLGHFYRQIAGGDETAGLAYRPHACDPAAIDRDGKEALIRALSEHRAEELRRGTTVVGPHRDDLEFLLNGRVIKHHGSQGQQRSFVLALKMAEVEYLEKLYGAPPILLLDDISSELDRQRNENLMQFLRQKSMQVFVTTTDPATLRLDGIDTHAAFRVEQGKVILTQR
- the dnaN gene encoding DNA polymerase III subunit beta; this encodes MEFKINKDTFVKALQKIQGIVEKRNTMPILSNVLIEAHEDQIELTATDLEVGMKSVYPTTVTQNGKITVSAKKLYEIIKELPDETISFATKENDWVEIRCGKAHFNIVGLSSEEFPYFPKISEERLIKIESALLSEMIEKTSYAICFDETKYNLNGTFVKAVAENDCSLLRMVSTDGHRLSIAEREFNGAVGPEMAKGVIFPKKGIFELKKMCEEENAEIMLGFMDNSAVIKKGNTVVVMRLVDGEFPDYTRVVPVANDKIVTVNREPFFHSLRRMSILSSEKFKGIKMDIQAETMVISSSNPELGEASEELDIAYNGTPLSIRFNAKYIIDVLSVLGESDVALILKDELSPAIIRPAGDERFTAVVMPMRL